A single window of Arthrobacter crystallopoietes DNA harbors:
- a CDS encoding ABC transporter permease, whose protein sequence is MNGRKFGLVGLEIATTVAVVIAWFVLSAGSTSLFFPPLTAILERFGEVWIGPGFTDHVLPSLGRMFAGYAIAAVVGISVGLAIGMSSWVRRLLGPGIDFLRALPAVVLVPFGLIVFGVGAPMQIFVIALGCSFPIILNAAAGAASVEPLLHDVTRSFRFSTAERLFRVVLPAAGPSIFAGLRASLALALILMVVAEMVGSTNGIGYSILESQRMFVMADMWAGLLMLGIVGYTVNLIFLGVERFALQWHHGLKASTRDA, encoded by the coding sequence ATGAACGGACGCAAATTCGGCCTGGTCGGTCTAGAAATAGCAACCACCGTCGCCGTAGTCATCGCATGGTTCGTGCTGTCGGCCGGCTCGACCTCTCTGTTTTTCCCTCCCCTTACAGCCATCCTGGAGAGGTTCGGTGAAGTGTGGATCGGACCGGGCTTTACCGATCACGTTCTGCCAAGCCTCGGCCGGATGTTCGCCGGATATGCGATAGCAGCCGTGGTCGGCATAAGCGTCGGACTAGCGATCGGGATGTCGTCCTGGGTCCGCCGGCTTCTGGGACCAGGCATCGACTTCCTGCGCGCACTGCCCGCAGTGGTCCTGGTGCCGTTCGGCCTCATCGTTTTCGGGGTCGGGGCACCAATGCAGATCTTCGTCATCGCCCTTGGCTGTTCTTTCCCCATCATTCTCAACGCCGCCGCAGGTGCCGCGTCGGTAGAGCCACTCCTGCACGACGTGACGCGCAGCTTCCGCTTCTCGACAGCTGAGCGGCTCTTCCGGGTCGTGCTTCCTGCGGCCGGCCCCAGCATCTTCGCAGGCCTGCGCGCCAGCCTCGCGCTGGCGCTCATCCTCATGGTGGTGGCTGAAATGGTGGGAAGCACCAACGGGATCGGCTACTCGATCCTGGAGTCACAACGGATGTTTGTGATGGCCGACATGTGGGCCGGGCTGCTAATGCTCGGCATCGTCGGCTACACCGTCAACCTGATCTTCCTCGGTGTCGAGCGCTTTGCGCTGCAATGGCACCACGGCCTGAAAGCGAGCACACGGGACGCATGA
- a CDS encoding IS110 family transposase, whose product MPQLWAGIDAGKTHHHCVVIDDEGTRLFSQRVANDETDLLELIGSVAALGGGGEVVWAVDLNHGGAALLIALLAAHDQHLLYIPGRTVHHVSRTYRGDGKTDAKDAAVIADQARMRRDLQPVRGGDDISIDLRILTARRTDKACDCTRPINRLRAQLLEYFPALEQAFDYSKSKAELLLLTRYNTPDGLRRLGQKRLHTWLRGQGARSSADVAEKAIAAAKSQHTTVPAQRIGAPVVAELAQEVLDLRNQIQALDKRITERFREHHHAGIMLSMPGFGPVLGAEFIGATGGDLAVFENADRLAGVAGLAPAPKDSGRIRGNHHRPRRYDRRLLRACYMAAMSSLRSSTASRTYYDRKRTEGKTHVQALLSLARRRLNVLWAMLRDGTTYGPRPAVPAHMAA is encoded by the coding sequence TTGCCACAACTGTGGGCCGGGATTGACGCCGGCAAAACCCACCACCACTGCGTTGTTATCGACGACGAGGGTACCCGACTGTTCTCCCAGCGGGTTGCCAACGACGAGACAGACCTGCTGGAACTGATCGGAAGTGTAGCCGCGCTCGGCGGCGGGGGAGAGGTCGTCTGGGCCGTGGACCTGAACCACGGCGGGGCCGCGCTGCTGATTGCCCTGCTGGCAGCCCACGACCAGCACCTTCTCTACATTCCGGGCCGCACGGTCCACCACGTCTCCCGGACCTACCGCGGCGACGGTAAGACCGATGCGAAAGACGCCGCGGTAATCGCCGACCAGGCCCGTATGCGCCGGGACCTGCAGCCGGTCCGTGGCGGAGACGACATCAGTATCGACCTGCGGATTCTTACCGCCCGCCGCACTGACAAGGCCTGCGACTGCACCCGCCCGATCAATCGGCTGCGGGCTCAGTTGCTGGAATACTTTCCGGCGCTGGAACAGGCCTTTGACTACAGCAAATCCAAAGCCGAACTGCTTCTGCTCACTAGGTACAACACTCCCGATGGCCTGCGCCGGCTCGGACAGAAGCGGCTACACACCTGGCTCAGGGGCCAGGGCGCCCGCAGCAGCGCAGACGTGGCCGAAAAGGCCATTGCGGCAGCGAAATCCCAGCACACCACGGTTCCGGCCCAACGGATCGGTGCTCCCGTGGTCGCCGAGCTCGCGCAGGAAGTGCTTGACCTTCGGAACCAGATCCAGGCTCTGGACAAGCGCATCACTGAACGCTTCCGCGAACACCACCACGCCGGAATCATGCTGAGCATGCCCGGTTTCGGGCCCGTCCTCGGGGCAGAATTCATCGGCGCCACCGGCGGTGACCTGGCCGTCTTTGAAAACGCCGACCGTCTCGCCGGCGTCGCAGGGCTGGCACCGGCGCCCAAGGATTCGGGCAGAATCAGAGGAAACCACCACCGGCCACGACGTTACGACCGAAGGCTCCTGCGGGCCTGCTATATGGCCGCCATGTCCAGCCTCCGAAGCTCGACCGCGTCCCGGACCTACTACGACCGAAAACGTACGGAAGGAAAAACGCACGTCCAAGCCTTGCTCTCGCTGGCCAGACGTCGGCTCAACGTCCTTTGGGCAATGCTGCGGGATGGCACTACGTATGGGCCCCGTCCTGCAGTTCCCGCTCACATGGCGGCCTGA
- a CDS encoding ABC transporter permease: MRIPQTKLLRLGAAGRAFSWPGIVMALAIWEFAPRLNLVPSGYVPPASSVLADFASILKTNAFWDDVGSTMLAWAVGMWIAVIAAVAAGMLIGSNKYAYRATRFLIEFLRPIPAVALIPLAVLIFGITTEMKVFLVVFATFWPILFQAVYGVRETDAVARDTARSFGFSRAEIFWHVTLPSAAPSIATGIRLASALAIVIAVTAELISGGPGLGTAILAAQSAGSNVRMYALIFAAGLLSYIVGTLIVVIERRLLRWHPSHRKAVA; the protein is encoded by the coding sequence ATGAGAATCCCTCAGACCAAATTGCTTCGACTCGGTGCAGCCGGTCGCGCGTTCAGTTGGCCGGGCATCGTCATGGCACTGGCGATCTGGGAGTTCGCTCCGCGGTTAAACCTGGTGCCCTCCGGCTACGTTCCGCCGGCCTCGAGCGTCCTGGCGGATTTTGCCTCGATTCTGAAGACCAATGCCTTTTGGGACGACGTCGGATCAACGATGCTGGCCTGGGCTGTAGGTATGTGGATCGCGGTGATCGCCGCTGTAGCAGCCGGCATGCTCATCGGCAGCAATAAGTATGCCTATCGGGCCACCCGGTTCCTGATCGAGTTCCTACGTCCCATACCTGCCGTGGCCCTGATCCCGTTGGCGGTGCTGATCTTTGGCATCACGACCGAGATGAAAGTGTTTCTGGTCGTATTCGCGACCTTCTGGCCCATTTTGTTCCAAGCCGTATACGGCGTCCGCGAGACCGATGCGGTCGCCCGCGATACTGCCCGGTCATTCGGCTTCAGCCGCGCGGAAATTTTCTGGCATGTCACCCTCCCAAGCGCGGCACCCTCGATTGCTACCGGGATACGGCTTGCCTCCGCACTGGCAATTGTGATTGCCGTCACCGCAGAACTGATCTCGGGTGGCCCGGGGCTGGGTACGGCGATCCTTGCCGCACAGAGCGCAGGCTCGAATGTGCGTATGTACGCACTCATCTTCGCGGCCGGCCTGCTCAGCTACATCGTAGGCACACTGATCGTCGTCATCGAGCGCCGGCTCCTGCGCTGGCATCCGAGCCACAGAAAGGCAGTCGCATGA
- a CDS encoding PaaI family thioesterase — protein sequence MMPETSALNALEAQGITLIRASNGSADAEMTVRPESLNQQGSVQGGIYAVFADAVAGWATESALGAPRYVTVDFSCNLTGTARAGDLLRGRASLVHQGRRTVVQNVEVDRIRTASEPRRIAWFTCTQLVLEAEPE from the coding sequence ATGATGCCGGAAACCTCCGCACTCAACGCGCTTGAAGCCCAAGGCATCACGTTGATCAGGGCAAGCAACGGATCCGCGGATGCCGAAATGACGGTGAGGCCCGAGAGCCTCAACCAGCAGGGAAGCGTCCAGGGCGGCATATACGCAGTGTTTGCCGATGCCGTCGCCGGTTGGGCAACCGAATCGGCTCTGGGTGCGCCCCGCTACGTAACCGTGGACTTCTCCTGCAACCTGACAGGCACTGCGCGCGCAGGGGACCTGCTGCGGGGGCGGGCCTCACTTGTACATCAAGGTCGACGAACGGTGGTGCAGAACGTCGAAGTTGACCGGATCCGGACAGCGTCCGAACCGCGCCGAATCGCCTGGTTTACGTGCACCCAGCTGGTCCTCGAGGCCGAACCGGAATAG
- the tcuA gene encoding FAD-dependent tricarballylate dehydrogenase TcuA, with product MRTQESKDTAQVVVVGGGNAGFTAAHAAAVRGREVILLEKAEKDMAGGNSFYTAGATRIVHGGLKDLQGLIEPDERHLRTVVPAYSAEEYAADLEKVTQGRNDPELTEVLIAESQSTLRWLNSLGLKYRLMYERQAYERPDGSYLFWGGLHVGNVGGGEGLIEDHVRVAGELGIDVRYGHSAKRLLVQEGRVSGIIVDTPEGEKTILAESVVLTAGGFEANPEWRQKHLGEGWENAKVRGTPYNTGDMIAAALEIGATPGGDWSTCHSVQWDAFTDQNESNRELTNRLTRQSYPLGIIVNTEGRRFLDEGADFRNYTYAKYGKEILKQPGSIAYQIFDSALRLLLRTEEYDMPGISVEIADTLEELAVKIGVDPENLEKTVTDFNTSIDRSNPFDPTIKDGRVANTEPVKSNWSAPIETGPFYAYGVTCGITFTFGGVKTDTYGRVLNAEGGHIQGLFAAGEMLGGLFSDNYPGGTGLAAGCVFGRRAGSLA from the coding sequence ATGAGGACGCAGGAGTCTAAGGACACAGCTCAGGTTGTGGTAGTGGGAGGAGGCAACGCTGGCTTCACTGCGGCACATGCGGCAGCCGTGCGCGGCCGTGAGGTGATATTGCTCGAAAAAGCGGAAAAGGACATGGCTGGAGGCAACAGCTTCTACACCGCGGGGGCCACCCGGATTGTCCACGGCGGCCTGAAGGATCTGCAGGGGCTCATTGAGCCCGACGAGCGGCACCTGCGCACCGTCGTGCCCGCCTATAGTGCCGAGGAGTACGCCGCCGACCTGGAGAAAGTTACTCAGGGGCGCAATGACCCTGAACTGACCGAGGTCCTCATAGCCGAAAGCCAGTCCACGTTGCGATGGCTGAACAGTTTGGGTCTGAAATACCGCCTAATGTACGAACGCCAGGCCTATGAGCGCCCAGACGGCAGCTACCTCTTCTGGGGCGGGCTTCACGTAGGCAACGTCGGCGGTGGTGAAGGCCTGATTGAAGACCACGTCCGCGTAGCCGGTGAACTCGGCATTGACGTTCGATACGGCCATAGCGCCAAGCGGTTGCTCGTCCAGGAAGGCCGCGTTAGCGGCATCATCGTCGACACGCCCGAGGGCGAAAAGACGATTTTAGCGGAGTCCGTTGTGCTCACCGCCGGTGGATTCGAGGCGAACCCCGAATGGCGGCAGAAGCACCTCGGCGAGGGTTGGGAAAACGCCAAAGTCCGCGGCACCCCCTACAACACCGGTGACATGATTGCGGCTGCCCTAGAGATCGGCGCGACCCCCGGCGGGGACTGGAGCACCTGCCACAGTGTCCAATGGGACGCATTCACTGACCAGAACGAAAGCAACCGTGAACTGACCAACCGCCTCACCCGACAGAGTTACCCGCTGGGAATTATAGTCAACACCGAGGGCCGGCGTTTCCTGGACGAAGGGGCGGACTTCCGTAATTACACCTATGCCAAGTACGGCAAGGAAATCCTCAAACAGCCCGGCTCCATTGCCTATCAGATTTTCGATTCGGCGCTGCGCCTGCTGCTGCGTACCGAAGAATATGACATGCCCGGCATCTCTGTGGAGATTGCGGACACTCTGGAAGAACTGGCGGTGAAGATCGGAGTCGACCCTGAGAACCTGGAGAAGACTGTCACCGATTTCAATACGTCGATCGATCGTAGCAATCCCTTTGACCCGACCATCAAGGACGGCCGGGTCGCGAACACCGAACCCGTCAAAAGCAATTGGTCTGCGCCGATTGAAACGGGGCCGTTCTATGCATATGGCGTAACCTGCGGCATAACGTTTACATTTGGTGGGGTCAAAACGGACACTTACGGACGTGTACTCAACGCAGAAGGCGGGCACATCCAAGGGCTCTTCGCCGCCGGAGAAATGCTCGGAGGGCTCTTCAGCGACAACTATCCGGGGGGAACAGGGTTGGCCGCCGGCTGTGTGTTCGGGCGCCGGGCCGGCAGCTTGGCCTGA
- a CDS encoding molybdenum cofactor biosynthesis protein MoaE, with protein MITSVVLNAAVTSAPLSLEPALAAVRSIDCGAVVSFSGVVRNHDGGKDVQELEYSAHPVAQQTMEEVAAEIAARHSGVRLWAGHRIGLLGIGDMALVVSAAAAHRNEAFTACSELVDTIKERVPIWKVQFFKDGSVEWAGAES; from the coding sequence ATGATCACCAGCGTTGTCTTGAATGCAGCCGTCACCAGTGCGCCGCTGAGCCTGGAACCGGCTTTGGCCGCAGTGCGGTCGATCGACTGTGGTGCGGTCGTTTCCTTCAGCGGGGTTGTTCGGAATCACGACGGCGGCAAGGACGTCCAGGAACTGGAATACAGCGCCCATCCTGTCGCCCAGCAAACCATGGAAGAGGTCGCTGCAGAGATAGCGGCCCGTCATAGCGGCGTCCGGCTGTGGGCGGGCCACCGCATCGGTCTGCTCGGAATCGGCGATATGGCCCTGGTCGTCTCGGCCGCGGCAGCACACCGCAATGAGGCATTCACCGCCTGCTCCGAGCTGGTCGACACCATTAAGGAGCGTGTGCCCATTTGGAAGGTGCAGTTTTTCAAAGACGGCAGCGTCGAATGGGCCGGTGCCGAGTCATAG
- a CDS encoding GntR family transcriptional regulator → MANRKQAAAERVGRSFSADRRRGAYERIKQAIVVGEFKPGDSLVESALAEWCEVSRTPIREALTRLEQDGIVVRTDRGLVVRDDSPEDVLDLYETRIVLEASAARVASERRSFHDLLQMHELADRMKTMETGDLEAMAAANDSFHRAIWRASHNRSLVDLLDRLSLHLGRYPATTLSFPGRWGRANEQHTALVEAIESRNGDLAASLATEHFTESRDIRLKLWTRGTPS, encoded by the coding sequence ATGGCAAACAGGAAGCAGGCGGCTGCAGAACGCGTCGGCCGCTCTTTTAGTGCCGATCGTCGCCGTGGTGCGTACGAACGTATCAAGCAGGCCATTGTTGTGGGCGAATTCAAGCCGGGGGACTCGCTGGTCGAGTCTGCCCTGGCGGAGTGGTGTGAGGTCAGTCGTACGCCGATCCGGGAGGCGTTGACGCGCTTGGAGCAGGACGGGATCGTGGTTCGCACAGACCGTGGCTTGGTCGTGCGTGATGACAGTCCGGAGGACGTGCTCGACCTGTACGAGACCCGCATTGTTCTTGAAGCAAGCGCGGCACGGGTGGCATCAGAACGGCGCAGCTTCCACGATCTGCTGCAAATGCACGAACTGGCAGATCGTATGAAGACGATGGAGACCGGAGACCTGGAAGCCATGGCGGCGGCAAACGACAGTTTCCACCGTGCCATCTGGCGCGCGAGCCATAACCGTTCACTGGTGGATCTGCTTGACCGGCTCAGCCTGCATCTGGGCAGGTATCCTGCGACCACCCTGTCCTTCCCCGGGCGTTGGGGACGCGCCAACGAGCAGCATACGGCTCTTGTAGAGGCGATCGAGTCGCGCAACGGTGATCTGGCTGCGAGCCTCGCTACCGAGCATTTCACCGAGTCCCGGGACATCCGCCTCAAGCTCTGGACCCGGGGCACGCCGAGTTAG
- a CDS encoding nucleotidyltransferase family protein, whose protein sequence is MGLAGLILAAGAGRRMAAGPKALLRYRNEYFIDRLGRTLQEAGCSPVSVVLGCEADEVQRTAHLADMRVVVNPQWASGMASSFRVGIAASILGEADILVSVVDQPDVSKEIIARLRGDHGPGRITVPLYAGNPGHPVLLDAALARKAAATAAGDSGARAFMLRHPSVVDYVDCSDLGSGLDVDTPEDLRGLKDLLP, encoded by the coding sequence ATGGGACTGGCCGGGCTAATACTTGCCGCGGGTGCTGGCCGCCGCATGGCGGCGGGACCCAAGGCCCTGCTGCGCTATCGGAATGAGTATTTTATTGACCGGCTCGGCCGCACGCTGCAGGAAGCTGGCTGTTCGCCCGTTTCCGTGGTTCTGGGGTGCGAGGCCGATGAGGTGCAGCGCACTGCGCACCTGGCGGACATGCGGGTTGTCGTCAATCCGCAGTGGGCCAGCGGCATGGCGAGTTCATTTCGCGTCGGCATCGCGGCCTCCATCCTCGGGGAGGCTGACATCCTTGTCTCTGTCGTGGATCAGCCGGACGTCTCGAAGGAAATTATTGCCCGTCTCCGCGGCGACCACGGGCCGGGGCGAATCACGGTGCCCCTCTATGCAGGAAACCCCGGACACCCTGTGCTGTTAGACGCCGCCTTGGCGCGTAAAGCAGCAGCCACCGCAGCAGGCGATTCAGGAGCGAGAGCATTCATGCTTCGGCACCCTTCCGTGGTCGACTATGTCGACTGCAGCGACCTTGGATCGGGGTTGGACGTCGATACACCGGAGGACCTGCGCGGACTCAAGGACCTCCTCCCTTAG
- a CDS encoding sodium-dependent bicarbonate transport family permease, which yields MVDPIILFFILGALAGLLRSELRLPAAIYEFVTIVLLLAIGLKGGVELAKQPFGELLPQILAVVAMGFFLSLLAFPVLRYLGRFKRADAASIAAHYGSVSVGTFAVAIAYLGTRQVVFEEHMPLLLVMLEVPAIIVGIVLARGVSKETRWKTVAHEVFLGKGIVLLLGGLFIGWIAGPDGLSSIEPLFVDMFKGILALFLLEMGLLTATQLGGLRKYGVFLAAFAIIMPLFSAVIGAGLGWALGLSVGGTAILATLAASASYIAAPAAMRISVPEANPTLSLAASLGITFPFNVVVGIPLYHALSIWIHTFARG from the coding sequence GTGGTAGACCCCATCATCCTTTTCTTCATTCTTGGGGCGCTGGCCGGGCTGCTCCGGTCGGAGCTGCGCCTTCCGGCGGCAATCTATGAGTTCGTCACCATCGTGCTGCTGCTGGCCATTGGCCTTAAGGGCGGTGTGGAACTCGCCAAGCAGCCCTTTGGCGAACTGCTACCCCAGATCCTGGCCGTAGTGGCGATGGGATTCTTCCTTTCCCTTCTGGCCTTCCCGGTGCTGCGCTACCTCGGACGCTTCAAACGTGCCGACGCAGCCTCCATTGCCGCCCACTATGGCTCCGTCAGTGTAGGTACCTTCGCCGTAGCCATCGCCTACCTGGGCACTCGACAGGTCGTCTTCGAAGAGCACATGCCGCTGCTTCTGGTGATGCTGGAAGTACCAGCCATCATCGTGGGCATAGTTTTGGCGCGGGGAGTCTCCAAGGAGACCAGGTGGAAAACGGTCGCTCACGAGGTCTTCCTCGGAAAAGGCATTGTCCTGCTCCTGGGTGGCCTGTTCATCGGCTGGATCGCCGGACCCGACGGCCTGTCCTCCATCGAACCCCTGTTTGTGGACATGTTCAAAGGGATCCTTGCCTTATTCCTGCTGGAAATGGGGCTGCTGACAGCAACGCAGCTCGGAGGCCTGCGCAAATACGGCGTGTTCCTAGCGGCTTTTGCCATCATCATGCCGCTGTTCTCAGCCGTCATAGGTGCAGGGCTGGGCTGGGCATTAGGACTGTCGGTGGGCGGAACAGCTATTCTGGCAACACTGGCGGCAAGTGCCTCCTACATCGCGGCGCCGGCGGCCATGCGCATTTCCGTACCGGAAGCCAACCCCACGTTGTCGCTGGCGGCATCCCTAGGGATCACCTTCCCGTTCAACGTGGTGGTGGGGATCCCGCTCTACCACGCCCTGTCCATCTGGATCCATACCTTCGCGAGGGGATAA
- a CDS encoding MoaD/ThiS family protein, producing MLIRYFAAAQAAVGVGQETLEFPDGSTLTDVINRLTELYPAAKAGGRPSLANIVARSSFLRNEVALRDFHMPLHPTDVIDILPPFAGG from the coding sequence ATGCTGATCCGATATTTCGCAGCCGCGCAGGCAGCAGTCGGCGTCGGGCAGGAAACGCTGGAGTTTCCGGACGGGTCCACCCTCACCGATGTAATTAACCGTCTTACGGAGTTGTACCCTGCGGCCAAAGCGGGCGGCCGACCATCCCTGGCTAACATCGTCGCCAGGAGCAGTTTCCTGCGTAATGAAGTAGCCTTGCGTGACTTCCACATGCCCTTGCACCCCACGGACGTCATCGATATCCTCCCGCCCTTCGCAGGTGGATAG
- a CDS encoding P-II family nitrogen regulator — translation MESHRRKLLTIVTEAVLESTLVRDIEQHHAHGYTITDARGKGSRGVRGAGWEANSNIRIEVVCDAVIAEGLAAHLREHYYEDYAMILFLSDVEVLRPAKF, via the coding sequence ATGGAAAGCCACCGACGCAAGCTCCTGACCATCGTCACCGAGGCCGTCCTCGAATCAACCCTCGTCCGCGACATCGAGCAACACCACGCCCACGGATACACCATCACCGACGCGCGCGGGAAAGGCAGCCGGGGCGTCCGCGGAGCAGGCTGGGAAGCGAACAGCAATATCCGTATCGAGGTGGTCTGCGACGCCGTGATAGCGGAAGGCCTTGCTGCACACCTTCGCGAGCACTACTACGAGGACTACGCCATGATCCTGTTTCTGAGCGACGTCGAGGTCCTGCGGCCGGCCAAGTTCTAG
- a CDS encoding DUF6671 family protein has product MTKAESDDPIPHAIYAGERVALLTQHGKERVLGPALEHALGCRVEHVTGYDTDLLGTFTRDISRAGTQSETARKKASVGMELSGLLLGIASEGSFGPDPYIGMFPWNIELIVWMDNERNLEVVGIGEGKTNFNHLLTGEWAAAQAFAREVQFPGHHLVVRPDGKDGTYICKGIASWQDLERAFSRALTRSSNGLVLIETDMRASANPTRMEVIGLAAEDLAHKLRSLCPACGTPGFWRVGRVPGLQCSACGTPTSETRAETFGCLKCPYHDTRDIADTTSAPPSICDYCNP; this is encoded by the coding sequence GTGACCAAGGCCGAATCTGATGATCCAATCCCGCATGCAATCTATGCCGGTGAACGCGTCGCTCTGCTGACCCAACATGGGAAGGAGCGGGTGCTAGGACCCGCGCTGGAGCATGCACTTGGGTGCCGGGTTGAACATGTCACGGGTTACGACACGGACTTGCTCGGTACTTTCACACGTGACATTTCCCGCGCAGGAACACAATCGGAAACTGCCCGTAAGAAGGCATCGGTGGGCATGGAATTATCGGGCCTGTTGCTGGGTATCGCCAGCGAGGGTTCCTTTGGGCCGGATCCCTACATCGGCATGTTCCCGTGGAACATCGAACTAATCGTTTGGATGGACAACGAGCGCAATCTCGAGGTGGTGGGAATAGGCGAAGGGAAAACAAACTTCAATCACCTGCTCACCGGCGAGTGGGCGGCAGCCCAGGCGTTCGCCCGTGAAGTGCAGTTTCCTGGACACCATCTGGTCGTTCGCCCTGACGGCAAGGACGGAACGTACATCTGCAAGGGAATCGCGAGCTGGCAGGACCTGGAGCGCGCCTTTTCGAGAGCGTTGACTCGATCTTCAAACGGCTTGGTCTTAATCGAGACCGACATGCGTGCCAGCGCAAACCCAACACGCATGGAAGTAATCGGCCTCGCGGCCGAAGACCTTGCCCATAAGCTTCGCTCCTTGTGCCCAGCCTGCGGCACTCCAGGGTTCTGGCGAGTCGGCCGGGTACCGGGGCTCCAGTGCAGTGCATGCGGTACGCCGACCAGCGAGACGCGTGCTGAGACGTTTGGATGCCTCAAATGCCCTTACCACGACACCCGCGACATAGCCGATACAACGTCCGCACCCCCAAGTATTTGTGACTACTGCAACCCCTGA
- the moaA gene encoding GTP 3',8-cyclase MoaA, with protein MKTFLGLPALQSLRLGGAGASTTDALSGALGLADRYGRRATDLRLSLTDKCNLRCTYCMPAGGLEWLSRQQLMSASEIARLVRIGVEQLGIRELRLTGGEPLVRPDLVEIVGTIRTNHPKLPISLTTNGLGLDKKARALKDAGLTRINVSLDSLHRDTFAQLTRRPLLDRVLAGIEEAGRVGLEPVKVNSVLMRGINDGEASRLLDWALTNGFELRFIEQMPLDADHSWTREDMITAAEIRGLLERDFVLTPDPGRRDGAPAERWKVRRRQSDGTADGRIAGSVGIIASVTEPFCADCRRTRVTAEGRVRSCLFSHEESDLLQLLRSGADDAAVAWRWQEAMWGKPKAHGMDHTGLDAPEYVQPQRTMSAIGG; from the coding sequence ATGAAAACGTTTCTCGGCCTGCCCGCGCTGCAATCCCTTCGTCTGGGCGGGGCCGGCGCTTCAACGACAGATGCCCTCTCCGGCGCCCTGGGCCTCGCGGACCGTTACGGTAGGCGAGCAACCGACTTGCGCCTGTCGCTGACCGACAAATGCAATCTGCGCTGCACCTACTGCATGCCGGCCGGGGGACTCGAATGGCTCAGCAGGCAGCAACTGATGTCCGCCAGTGAAATTGCCCGTCTTGTACGCATAGGGGTGGAACAGCTAGGAATCCGGGAACTGCGGTTGACTGGAGGGGAGCCTCTGGTGCGCCCGGATTTGGTCGAGATTGTTGGAACAATCCGCACCAATCATCCGAAGCTTCCGATATCGCTCACTACCAACGGGTTGGGTTTGGACAAGAAGGCACGGGCGCTAAAGGACGCCGGCCTGACCCGTATCAACGTCTCGCTTGATTCACTCCACCGGGACACCTTTGCCCAGCTGACCCGCCGCCCGCTCCTGGACCGGGTGCTGGCGGGCATCGAAGAGGCTGGTCGAGTAGGACTGGAGCCGGTTAAGGTCAACTCCGTCCTGATGCGTGGAATCAATGACGGGGAGGCTTCCCGCTTGCTGGACTGGGCATTGACCAACGGGTTTGAGCTGCGCTTTATCGAGCAGATGCCTTTGGACGCTGATCACAGCTGGACCAGAGAGGATATGATAACCGCGGCTGAGATCCGGGGACTGCTGGAACGTGATTTCGTCCTTACGCCGGATCCGGGACGGCGCGACGGCGCGCCGGCCGAGCGTTGGAAAGTGCGCAGGCGCCAATCAGATGGAACAGCGGATGGCCGGATAGCCGGCAGCGTCGGAATTATCGCATCCGTCACGGAACCATTTTGTGCCGACTGCCGTCGGACTCGCGTTACCGCCGAAGGCAGGGTGCGCAGCTGTCTCTTCTCCCACGAGGAATCGGACTTGTTGCAGCTCCTTCGTTCAGGCGCAGATGACGCGGCAGTAGCGTGGCGCTGGCAGGAAGCGATGTGGGGCAAGCCAAAAGCCCATGGAATGGATCACACGGGGCTGGACGCCCCGGAGTATGTACAGCCGCAACGCACAATGAGCGCCATCGGGGGCTGA